One window from the genome of Ovis canadensis isolate MfBH-ARS-UI-01 breed Bighorn chromosome 21, ARS-UI_OviCan_v2, whole genome shotgun sequence encodes:
- the PCNX3 gene encoding pecanex-like protein 3 isoform X4 translates to MGSQVLQILRQGVWASLTGGWFFDPHQSTFSNCFHLYVWIFLLTFPFLLYMVLPPSLMVAGVYCLVVAVIFATIKTVNYRLHAMFDQGEIVEKRNSTMGEPEEEPAQGDSSLPRDPGVEMTVFRKVSSTPPVRCSSQHSVFGFNQVSELLPRIEDSGPLRDIKELVREQGSNNVIVTSADREMLKLSSQEKLIGDLPQTPPGAAPDPSLPSTDSSERSPLAGDGAPWSGGSVADTPMSPLLKGSLSQELSKSFLTLTRPERALVRTSSRREQRRGAGGYQPLDRRGSGDPTPQKAGSSDSCFSGTDRETLSSFKSEKTNSTHLDSPPGGQAPEGSDTDPPSEAELPASPDAGVPSDDTLRSFDTVVGAGTPPGPAEPLLVVRPKDLALLRPSKRRPPVRRHSPATSRAPRRPLLEGRGFFEDDDTSEGSELSPASSLRSQRRYSTDSSSSTSCYSPESSRGAAGGARKRRAPHGAEEGMAVPPKRPYGTQRTPSTASAKTHARVLSMDGAGGDALRGPPAGSKAELEAQAGVELAAADPTVLPAEARRGPTANQPGWRGELREEGALGGAAEETGKRDHSSNVRRAQAIRRRHNAGSNPTPPASVMGSPPSSLQEAQRGRAASHSRALTLPSALHFASSLLLTRAGANVHEACTFDDTSEGAVHYFYDESGVRRSYTFGLAGGGYENPVGQQGEQAANGAWDRHSHSSSFHSADVPEATGGLNLLQPRPVVLQGMQVRRVPLEIPEDSLHESQEQTLMEEAPPRAQHSYKYWLLPGRWTSVRYERLALLALLDRTRGLLENILGVGLSSLVAFLGYLLLLKGFFTDIWVFQFCLVIASCQYSLLKSVQPDAASPMHGHNWVIAYSRPVYFCICCLLIWLLDALGSAQPFPPVSLYGLTLFSASFFFCARDVATVFTLCFPFVFLLGLLPQVNTCLMYLLEQIDMHGFGGTAATSPLTAIFSLSRSLLAAALLYGFCLGAIKSPWPEQHVPVIFSVFCGLLVALSYHLSRQSSDPTVLWSLVRSKLFPELEERSLETARAEPPDPLPEKMRQSVREVLHSDLVMCVVIAVLTFAISASTVFIALKSVLGFVLYALAGAVGFFTHYLLPQLRKQLPWFCLSQPVLKPLEYSQYEVRGAAQVMWFEKLYAGLQCVEKYLIYPAVVLNALTVDAHTVVSHPDKFCLYCRALLMTVAGLKLLRSAFCCPPQQYLTLAFTVLLFHFDCPRLSQGFLLDYFVMSLLCSKLWDLLYKLRFVLTYIAPWQITWGSAFHAFAQPFAVPHSAMLFVQALLSALFSTPLNPLLGSAVFIMSYARPLKFWERDYNTKRVDHSNTRLVTQLDRNPGADDNNLNSIFYEHLTRSLQHTLCGDLVLGRWGNYGPGDCFVLASDYLNALVHLIEVGNGLVTFQLRGLEFRGTYCQQREVEAITEGVEEDEGCCCCEPGHLPRVLSFNAAFGQRWLAWEVTASKYVLEGYSISDNNAASMLQVFDLRKILVTYYVRSIIYYVSRSPKLEAWLSHEGIATALRPVRAPGYADSDPTFSLSVDEDYDLRLSGLSLPSFCAVHLEWIQYCASRRGQPVDQDWNSPLVTLCFGLCVLGRRALGTASHSMSASLEPFLYGLHALFKGDFRITSPRDEWVFADMDLLHRVVAPGVRMALKLHQDHFTSPDEYEEPAALYDAIAANEERLVISHEGDPAWRSAILSNTPSLLALRHVLDDASDEYKIIMLNRRHLGFRVIKVNRECVRGLWAGQQQELVFLRNRNPERGSIQNAKQALRNMINSSCDQPLGYPIYVSPLTTSLAGSHPQLRALWGGPVSLGAIARWLLRSWERLHKGCGAGCNSGGNVDDSDCGGGGGLTSLSNNPPLAQPTPENTAGAGDQPLPPGPAWGPRPSLSGSGDGRPPPLLQWPPPRLPGPSPASPAPPEGPRPSRPPGPGLLSSEGPSGKWSLGGRKGLGGSEGEPASGSPKGSTPKSQAPLDLSLNPDISTEASPPRTVRDIPCLDSSAPESGTPTGALGDWPAPAEERESPAAQPLLEHQY, encoded by the exons atggggtcacaggtaTTGCAGATCCTACGCCAGGGGGTGTGGGCCTCGCTCACCGGCGGTTGGTTCTTCGACCCGCACCAGAGCACCTTCTCCAACTGCTTCCACCTCTATGTCTGGATCTTCCTGCTCACCTTCCCTTTCTTGCTGTACATG GTCCTGCCCCCCAGCTTGATGGTGGCTGGTGTGTACTGCCTTGTGGTGGCTGTCATCTTCGCTACCATCAAGACTGTGAACTATCGGCTGCATGCTATGTTCGACCAGGGCGAGATTGTGGAGAAGCGCAACTCTACCATGGGGGAACCAGAGGAAGAGCCTGCCCAGGGGGACAGCAGTCTGCCCAG AGACCCTGGAGTGGAGATGACCGTATTTCGAAAAGTGAGTTCCACGCCCCCCGTGCGCTGTAGCTCTCAGCATTCCGTGTTTGGCTTCAACCAGGTCTCG GAGTTGCTGCCCAGGATAGAGGACTCTGGGCCCCTCAGAG ACATCAAGGAGCTGGTGCGAGAGCAGGGAAGCAACAACGTGATCGTGACCTCAGCCGATCGAGAGATGCTGAAGCTAAGCTCACAGGAGAAGCTGA TTGGAGACCTTCCCCAGACACCTCCTGGGGCTGCCCCGGACCCTTCTCTCCCCAGCACGGACTCCTCAGAACGTTCTCCCCTGGCTGGAGACGGAGCCCCGTGGAGTGGCGGCAGTGTGGCTGACACCCCCATGAGCCCCCTCCTGAAGGGCAGCCTCAGCCAGGAGCTTAGCAAGAGTTTCCTGACCCTGACCCGGCCCGAGCGGGCCCTGGTGAGGACCAGCAGTCGACGGGAACAGCGCCGAGGAGCAGGCGGCTACCAGCCCCTGGACCGGCGGGGCTCAGGGGACCCCACGCCCCAGAAAGCTGGCTCCTCAGATTCCTGCTTCAGTGGCACTGACAGGGAGACGTTGAGCAGCTTCAAGAGTGAGAAGACCAATTCTACCCACCTGGACAGCCCCCCTGGCGGGCAAGCCCCCGAGGGCAGCGACACAGACCCCCCCTCAGAGGCAGAGCTGCCCGCCTCCCCGGATGCCGGAGTCCCCTCGGATGACACGCTGCGCTCCTTCGACACTGTCGTAGGAGCAGGGACGCCGCCTGGCCCAGCCGAGCCTCTCCTGGTTGTGCGGCCCAAGGACTTGGCGCTGCTCCGGCCCAGCAAACGGCGGCCACCCGTGCGGAGACACTCCCCCGCCACCAGCCGGGCCCCTCGGCGGCCGCTGCTGGAAGGCCGGGGCTTCTTCGAAGATGATGATACCAGCGAGGGCAGTGAACTGAGCCCGGCCTCCAGCCTCCGGTCCCAGCGCCGCTACAGCACCGACAGCTCCTCCTCCACTTCGTGCTATTCCCCCGAGAGTTCTCGGGGGGCCGCCGGGGGAGCCCGAAAACGACGGGCCCCCCACGGGGCTGAGGAGGGGATGGCTGTGCCCCCCAAGCGGCCCTATGGGACCCAGCGGACGCCTAGTACTGCCAGCGCCAAAACGCACGCCCGAGTACTGAGCATGGACGGGGCCGGGGGGGATGCCCTGCGGGGTCCTCCGGCTGGCTCCAAGGCTGAGCTGGAGGCCCAGGCGGGGGTGGAGCTGGCTGCTGCTGATCCCACTGTGCTGCCCGCCGAGGCCCGCAGGGGGCCTACCGCCAACCAGCCTGGCTGGCGCGGGGAGCTGCGGGAGGAAGGTGCGCTGGGGGGAG CTGCTGAGGAGACTGGCAAGCGGGACCACTCAAGCAATGTGAGGCGGGCACAGGCCATCCGGAGGCGGCACAACGCTGGCAGcaaccccacccccccagcctcGGTCATGGGCTCGCCCCCCAG cagcctgcaggaggctcagCGGGGCCGCGCAGCCTCCCACTCCCGAGCTCTGACGCTGCCCTCGGCCCTGCACTTTGCCTCCTCACTGCTGCTCACCCGGGCTGGCGCCAACGTGCACGAGGCCTGCACCTTCGATGACACCTCCGAGGGTGCCGTGCACTATTTCTACGACGAGAGCG GTGTGCGGCGTTCCTACACCTTTGGCCTGGCCGGGGGTGGCTATGAGAACCCCGTAGGGCAGCAGGGGGAGCAGGCAGCCAACGGAGCATG GGACCGCCACTCGCATTCCTCCAGCTTCCACTCAGCTGACGTCCCGGAGGCCACTGGAGGCCTGAACCTGCTGCAGCCACGGCCCGTGGTCCTGCAGGGCATGCAGGTGCGCCGAGTGCCCCTGGAGATCCCGGAG GACTCCCTGCACGAATCCCAGGAGCAGACGCTGATGGAGGAAGCGCCACCCCGGGCCCAGCACAGTTATAAGTACTGGCTTCTTCCTGGCCGCTGGACCTCTGTGCGCTACGAGCGGCTCGCCCTGCTGGCACTGCTGGACCG GACACGTGGGCTCCTGGAGAACATCCTCGGTGTTGGCCTGAGCAGCCTCGTCGCCTTCCTGGGCTACCTGCTGCTGCTCAAGGGCTTCTTCACGGACATCTGGGTCTTCCAGTTCTGCCTGGTCATCGCCTCCTGCCAGTATTCCCTGCTGAAG AGCGTGCAGCCGGATGCCGCCTCTCCCATGCAC ggccaCAACTGGGTGATCGCGTACAGCCGGCCCGTCTACTTCTGCATCTGCTGTCTGCTCATCTGGCTGCTGGACGCCCTGGGCTCTGCGCAGCCGTTCCCGCCCGTCTCCCTCTACGGCCTCACGCtgttctctgcctccttcttcttTTGTGCCCGTGATGTGGCCACTG TGTTCACCTTGTGCTTCCCGTTCGTCTTCCTCCTGGGCCTCTTGCCCCAGGTGAACACCTGCCTCATGTACCTGCTGGAGCAGATAGACATGCACGGCTTTGGGGGCACAG CCGCCACCAGCCCCCTGACTGCCATCTTCAGCCTCTCCCGCAGCCTGCTGGCCGCCGCCCTGCTCTACGGCTTCTGCCTTGGGGCCATCAAG AGCCCTTGGCCCGAGCAGCACGTCCCTGTCATCTTCTCCGTCTTCTGTGGCCTCCTGGTGGCGCTCTCCTACCACCTGAGCCGGCAGAGCAGCGACCCCACCGTACTCTG GTCTCTGGTCCGGAGCAAGCTCTTCCCCGAGCTGGAGGAGCGGAGCTTGGAGACCGCCCGTGCCGAGCCCCCAGACCCACTGCCAGAAAAGATGCGCCAGTCAGTG CGCGAGGTCCTCCACTCCGACCTGGTGATGTGTGTGGTGATCGCCGTGCTCACCTTTGCCATCAGCGCCAGCACCGTCTTCATTGCCCTGAAG TCCGTGCTAGGTTTTGTGTTGTATGCGCTGGCGGGGGCCGTAGGCTTCTTCACACATTACCTGCTGCCGCAGCTCCGCAAACAGCTGCCCTGGTTCTGCCTGTCGCAACCCGTGCTGAAGCCGCTGGAGTACAGCCAGTACGAAGTGCGAG GTGCTGCCCAGGTGATGTGGTTTGAGAAGCTGTATGCTGGCCTGCAGTGCGTGGAGAAGTACCTCATCTACCCAGCCGTGGTGCTCAACGCCCTCACGGTGGACGCTCACACAGTCGTCAGCCACCCGGACAAGTTCTGCCTCTA CTGCCGGGCGCTGCTCATGACCGTGGCTGGGCTGAAGCTGCTGCGCTCGGCTTTCTGCTGCCCGCCGCAGCAGTACCTGACCTTGGCCTTCACCGTCTTGCTCTTTCACTTCGACTGCCCGCGCCTCTCCCAGGGCTTCCTGCTCGACTACTTCGTCATGTCTCTGCTCTGCAGCAAG CTGTGGGACCTGCTGTACAAGTTGCGTTTCGTGCTGACCTACATCGCGCCCTGGCAGATCACCTGGGGCTCAGCTTTCCACGCTTTTGCCCAGCCGTTTGCTGTGCCAC ACTCGGCCATGCTGTTCGTTCAGGCCTTGCTCTCGGCACTCTTTTCCACGCCTCTCAACCCACTGCTAGGCAGCGCCGTCTTCATCATGTCCTATGCGCGGCCCCTTAAGTTCTGGGAGCGTGACTACAA CACTAAACGCGTGGATCATTCCAACACCCGCCTGGTCACTCAGCTGGACCGGAACCCCG GCGCTGATGACAACAACCTCAACTCGATCTTCTACGAGCACTTGACCCGCTCGCTGCAGCACACACTGTGTGGGGACCTGGTGCTGGGCCGCTGGGGCAACTACGGCCCCGGCGACTGCTTCGTCCTGGCCTCCGACTACCTCAATGCCCTGGTCCACCTCATCGAGGTTGGCAACGGACTCGTCACCTTCCAGCTGCGTGGCCTCGAGTTCCGGG GTACATACTGCCAGCAGCGGGAGGTGGAGGCCATCACCGAGGGTGTGGAGGAGgatgagggctgctgctgctgcgagcCAGGCCACCTGCCGCGGGTCCTGTCCTTCAATGCGGCCTTCGGGCAGCGCTGGCTGGCCTGGGAGGTGACGGCCAGCAAGTACGTGCTGGAGGGCTACAGCATCAGCGATAACAACGCCGCGTCCATGCTGCAGGTGTTCGACCTCCGAAAGATCCTCGTCACCTACTACGTCAGG AGTATCATCTACTACGTGAGCCGCTCTCCAAAGCTGGAGGCCTGGCTGAGCCACGAAGGCATCGCAACGGCCCTGCGTCCTGTGCGGGCGCCTGGCTATGCTGACTCCGACCCCACCTTCTCTCTGAGCGTGGACGAGGACTACGACCTTCGCCTCTCCGGCCTCTCGCTGCCCTCCTTCTGCGCTGTGCACCTGGAGTGGATCCAGTACTGTGCCTCCCGGCGCGGCCAG CCTGTGGACCAGGATTGGAACTCGCCGCTGGTCACACTGTGTTTTGGCCTGTGTGTGCTGGGCCGCCGGGCCCTGGGGACCGCCTCGCACAGCATGTCTGCCAG CCTGGAGCCCTTCCTCTACGGCCTGCACGCCCTGTTTAAGGGGGACTTCCGGATCACCTCCCCGCGGGACGAGTGGGTCTTTGCCGACATGGACCTGCTTCACCGTGTGGTGGCGCCCGGGGTTCGCATGGCCCTCAAGCTTCACCAG GACCACTTCACGTCCCCAGACGAGTACGAGGAGCCGGCCGCCCTATATGACGCCATCGCGGCCAACGAGGAGCGGCTGGTCATCTCACACGAGGGCGACCCGGCCTGGCGCAGCGCCATCCTCAGCAACACGCCCTCGCTGCTGGCGCTGCGCCACGTCCTGGACGACGCCTCGGACGAGTACAAGATCATTATGCTCAACCGGCGCCACCTCGGTTTCCGCGTCATCAAG GTGAACCGCGAGTGTGTGCGCGGCCTCTGGGCcgggcagcagcaggagctggTGTTCCTGCGCAACCGCAACCCTGAGCGTGGCAGCATCCAGAACGCCAAGCAGGCGCTCCGCAACATGATCAACTCCTCCTGCGACCAGCCACTGGGCTACCCCATCTACGTGTCTCCCCTCACCACCTCGCTGGCCGGCAGCCACCCTCAGCTGCGGGCGCTGTGGGGGGGCCCCGTCAGCCTGGGCGCCATTGCCCGCTGGCTTCTGCGCAGCTGGGAAAG GCTTCACAAGGGCTGTGGAGCCGGCTGCAATAGCGGCGGGAACGTGGATGACTCAGACTGTGGCGGAGGTGGTGGCTTGACCTCCCTCAGCAATAACCCCCCCTTAGCACAACCCACACCTGAGAACACAGCAG GCGCTGGGGACCAGCCCCTCCCACCAGGCCCTGCTTGGGGCCCGAGGCCCTCCCTGAGCGGCTCTGGTGATGGGCGCCCCCCTCCTCTGCTGCAGTGGCCACCCCCTCGGCTCCCTGGACCATCCCCCGCTTCACCGGCCCCCCCTGAGGGTCCCAGGCCCTCAAGGCCCCCTGGCCCTGGTCTCCTAAGTTCTGAGGGTCCCAGTGGGAAGTGGAGCCTGGGGGGTCGGAAGGGACTAGGGGGATCCGAGGGGGAGCCAGCCTCAGGGAGCCCTAAAGGAAGCACCCCCAAATCTCAG GCGCCCCTAGACCTCAGCCTCAACCCGGACATCAGCACTGAAGCCTCACCCCCCAGAACAGTGCGGGACATTCCTTGCTTGGACAGCAGTGCTCCTGAGAGTGGCACGCCCACCGGGGCCCTGGGCGACTGGCCTGCCCCTGCGGAGGAGCGAGAGAGCCCAGCAGCTCAGCCCCTGCTGGAGCATCAGTACTGA